The segment AACTTTTGTCTAGTATGAATATTCAATATCTGATCTTTATTTTGATAATATCTTCTGTATCATTTAGCAGTGTCGCTTTTGCGACAAGTTATGACATTAACATGCCGACTGGCTCTGCAAGTCCTGACGCCCCATTTTTTTGGCAAAATGAAAAATCCGGATTAGCTACAGGCGACATTGATGTCTCTGTTGGCGATACTGTTGTATGGCAAAACGCAGATACTGCAAAACATACTATTACCTCCGGAACAGTCGAGGATGGACCTGACGGTATCTTTGGTGGTTCAAATTTTATTTCTCCTGGGCAATCATACAAATTCACTTTTACACAAACTGGTCAATTCCCGTACTATTGTCTAATTCATCCTTGGATGACTGGAACCGTCTTTGTTACAGATGGAACCAAAACCATTAATCAAGTTGGAAAAACAGTAGGTGATGGCTCTACGACATTTAACGTGGAATATCTTTCTGACAGACTTCTTACTGTGAGCACAATTGACGAGAACCAAAAATCAATCACATTTGAGATAATTGGAAACGCTAAATCAGATGATGGAACACTGAAAATTAAATTGCCTTCTGATCTTATCGATGGTCCGTTTGTACTTTTTATTGACGGAAAAAAGATCACTGACTTTGAAGAGACAAATGAAGACGATGTCTCCACAGTAACTGTTGTACTACCAAACGATGCAAAACTGCTCACAATAATAGGAACATCTGTTGTGCCTGAATTTGGAGTCATGTCAATTGTGATACTTGCGATTGCTATCGTGAGTATTGTGCTTGCAAGCCAAAAATCTGGATTTAAAATAAAACTCTGATCGAAATCATTTTAAATTTATGAAAATGTGAAATTTGTTTACCTGTTTTTTTATACTTTAGCAAATTATCTCAAAAGTGATTGGAAAACACTGGTAATATCCAACAATTCACAAATTCACAAATCATTGAAAAAATTCAATATTTTATAGATACCAATAATGGCGATGTGGGGAGACTTTATCACATTCTGGAGCATTTTAAACAAAATAAACCCCTTTACCAATCTGACAAAAACTATTTGGAAAGTAAGCTCAACATATCATTTGAAATAATTGATGAGAAAAAACCAAACGACAATCCTGTCCTCTCAAAGATTCAATTAATGATGAACGCTGAGACTGGTGATCCTGGAAGATTGCAGCACATTTATGACATGATCTATCAAAATAAACCACTTTATCATTCTGACCAAGTATATCTTGAAAGCAAACTCAATGTACAAAATACGCCTCCTGAGAATAATCTACTTACAACATTTGAGCATTCTAAAAACCGTTATTCTGCTCCAAAAAAAGAGACAATCTTTGAGGTAACCTTGCCTCCTACAAAACATACAATTCAAAAACTGCGAGGCTCAATGCCAAAGAACTGGTCTCCTCCAGAAAATAATTTAAACGAGTTGACCGGAATATATGAAAAAATAAAAACCGAAGAAGAAC is part of the Nitrosarchaeum sp. genome and harbors:
- a CDS encoding PEFG-CTERM sorting domain-containing protein; protein product: MNIQYLIFILIISSVSFSSVAFATSYDINMPTGSASPDAPFFWQNEKSGLATGDIDVSVGDTVVWQNADTAKHTITSGTVEDGPDGIFGGSNFISPGQSYKFTFTQTGQFPYYCLIHPWMTGTVFVTDGTKTINQVGKTVGDGSTTFNVEYLSDRLLTVSTIDENQKSITFEIIGNAKSDDGTLKIKLPSDLIDGPFVLFIDGKKITDFEETNEDDVSTVTVVLPNDAKLLTIIGTSVVPEFGVMSIVILAIAIVSIVLASQKSGFKIKL